The following are encoded together in the Candidatus Glassbacteria bacterium genome:
- a CDS encoding IS256 family transposase, which produces MTQINDSQRSDGIQALVNDSDFLKELLQSFLQEHLESEITEFLQAAPYERAEKRKGYRNGYKPRMLRTRVGTLNLLVPKDRDGCFQTGLFERYQRSEKALVLALQQMYLQGVSTRKVTAITERLCGTEFSKSQVSALCGRLDTELEAWRNRQLSGQYPYLIVDAQYHKVREDHRIISKGVLTVVGISREGYREVLAVQCAPTENESTWATVFRKLIDRGLKGVQLVISDDHKGLCNAIERYFQDCQWQRCQVHYLRNLLSTAPKKLSKILADQLRDIFNAPDRETAHNRVKKMVCLYAQKSPKVAQYLENTAEEVLACFNFPEEHRRRIRTTNCLERLHEEIRRRTRVVRIFPNQNSCLRLVSALAAEHHDTWVSGYRYLNMEPLAHENITIAQNLVTPKPLTLNPILQNF; this is translated from the coding sequence ATGACCCAGATAAACGATAGCCAACGCAGCGATGGAATTCAAGCCCTTGTTAACGACAGTGACTTTTTGAAAGAGCTGCTCCAGAGCTTTCTCCAAGAGCATCTGGAGAGCGAGATCACGGAGTTTTTACAAGCCGCTCCCTACGAAAGAGCAGAGAAGCGCAAAGGTTATCGTAACGGTTATAAGCCCCGGATGCTGAGGACCAGGGTTGGCACACTCAACCTGCTGGTACCCAAGGACCGGGATGGCTGTTTTCAGACCGGGTTGTTCGAGCGTTACCAGCGCAGCGAGAAAGCCCTGGTGCTGGCCCTGCAGCAGATGTACCTGCAAGGGGTCTCAACCAGGAAAGTGACCGCGATCACTGAGCGGCTCTGCGGCACCGAGTTCTCCAAGAGTCAGGTCTCAGCCCTCTGTGGCAGGCTGGACACAGAACTCGAAGCCTGGCGCAACCGCCAGTTGAGCGGCCAGTACCCTTATCTGATCGTTGATGCCCAGTATCACAAGGTCCGGGAAGATCACCGGATCATCTCAAAGGGTGTTCTTACCGTGGTCGGTATCAGCCGTGAGGGATACCGGGAAGTGCTCGCTGTCCAGTGCGCTCCGACTGAAAACGAGTCCACCTGGGCAACTGTGTTCAGAAAACTTATCGACAGAGGACTCAAAGGTGTTCAACTGGTTATCTCTGACGATCACAAGGGTCTTTGCAACGCTATAGAGCGTTACTTTCAAGACTGCCAGTGGCAACGCTGTCAGGTGCACTATCTGAGGAACCTGTTAAGTACGGCCCCTAAAAAGCTCAGCAAAATACTGGCCGATCAGCTCAGAGATATCTTCAATGCTCCTGATCGGGAAACAGCTCATAACAGGGTGAAAAAGATGGTCTGTCTCTACGCTCAAAAGTCGCCAAAGGTAGCTCAGTACCTGGAAAACACGGCCGAAGAGGTTCTGGCCTGCTTCAACTTCCCCGAAGAACACCGCAGGCGAATCCGTACTACTAACTGCCTGGAACGCCTGCACGAGGAAATCCGAAGAAGGACCAGAGTGGTGCGTATCTTCCCTAACCAGAACTCTTGCCTGAGGCTCGTCTCCGCCCTGGCCGCCGAACATCACGATACCTGGGTCTCCGGTTACCGCTACCTCAACATGGAACCCCTAGCTCATGAGAATATAACCATAGCTCAAAACCTTGTTACTCCTAAACCTCTAACTCTTAATCCAATTTTACAGAACTTTTAG